The genomic segment GATCTGTGTCGCTATCTCATCGATATCACCACCGATGTGGAGGTCCGTCAGGAAAAGCAAGTGCGTGCCACGAAGTGCTGACGGCACATAGGAAAAATGAAGTTTTTCTGTTTTGTAGACGATTTTTTGAGCATTTTTTTTCGCCTGATTACGCACACCTAGCATCGTCAAAAAGGTTCAACAGAGTGCTTTTCCGATACTGTGCTTTATCTGAGTAAGGGGAGATGCTTTATGTGACATGAATACAAAAATTTATACGCCGATATACCCCGCTAACCGTTCCATCACTTCCTCGAGTCGTTTTTCCATCACGATACTTCCTCGTCGTACTGGCTCAAAAAGTTCTTCATCTGAGAGTCAATTCAATACTTCATATGCCTCTCTGTATGGAGCGATAAATCGGTCGAGAATCGTATGAAGTTCTTGTTTTGCATGTCAGTAACCGTAGCCCCCTGCGAGATATTTTGCTCGAATCGTCTCAATTTCATCATGCGTTCCGAACATTTTTATCATCGCAAACACATTGCAGGTATCAGGATTTTTTACATCTTCCAATTTTTTATCATCTGTCGGAATCGTAGCAATCTTTTTCTTCAAATCTGCTGAACTCTCAAACATACTGATGGTATTGTTGTAGGACTTGCTCATCTTGCGACCATCGGTACCAATAATCGTCGCCACGGCATCATCAATAATCGGTTTTGGTTCGATAAATATCTCTGCTTTGAAATGGTGATTCACGTAGCGAGCAATATCACGAGCCATCTCGAGGTGTTGAAGCTGGTCTTTTCCCACTGGCACGACATCGATATCATACCCGAGAATATCGGCTGCCATGAGGATTGGGTAGTTGAAAGTGCCCATATTGAGATCTTCTTTTTTATTCTCTGCATCCTTGAAGGTATGCGCCCTCATCATCAATGAATACGGTGTAAAACATGAGAGAATCCATGCAAGTTTTGGGATACCGACGATATCCGATTGTCGGAAAATCGTGACTTTGGTATCAGGGCCGAGAACAGCAAGGTACGAAATCAGCGCATTGCGAGTATTTTCTTTGAGCGTTTTTCCGTCTTTTATCGTCGTCAAGGCGTGTAAATCGGGAATAAAAAGAGCTGTATCATATTTGCTCGCATTATCTCGCAGTGGGAGCATCGCTCCGAGGAGATTGCCGATATGTGGAAAGGCGCCTGTGGGCTTGATACCCGTAATCATTCGTTTCATAAAAATAGGTGTTGTGGAGATTATAGAGATTTTGGCAGAAGTCGCAACCCTGATTCCGTCATCCCGGGCGAGTGAGGCGTAAGCATGTATCGTCATTCCGTGCTTGACACGGAATCCAGGTGAAAATAAATATTCCTTGATTATAGGGATTGGTTTGATGACCTGGATCCTGAAACAAGTTCAGGATGACGGGAAATTGTGCCAAACACTTGCATTCCAGAAGAAAATAGGCTATCATATCTCAAGAGTGATAGGAATGGGATGGAATAATTATAAAATCCTTCCTTAGCCTTAGCCTCTATCTCTACCTTTTCAGCTATTTCTATGAGCAAACCGCATCTCGATATTAATGATTTCCGTGTAAAACCAGGACAAAGAGTCCATCTCAAAAAAATAAAGACAGACCATACAGGAAAATGGTTCGAAGAGCTCGCTATGAAAAAGCTCGAGGAAAATAGAGCAAGAATTATCGAACTCCAGGATACACTGTATGCAGAACATAAACAGTCACTCCTTGTCGTCCTCCAAGCTATGGATGCTGCCGGGAAAGATTCGACTATCAAGATGGTGACGCAAGGTATCAATCCTCAGGGATGTGGTGTCGTATCATTTAAAACACCAAATTCTGCGGAACTTTCTCACGATTTCCTCTGGAGAATCCATCAAGAAGCTCCAAGAAAAGGGAAAATCAAAATATTTAATCGCTCACATTACGAAGACATCATTATTGCCAAAGTCCATGATCTTGTACCAAAAGATCAACTCAAGAAACGCTACAGACATATCAACAATTTCGAGTCCCTCCTGATCGATGACAATGTCAAAATAGTGAAGATTATGCTGCATATATCTCCAGAATACCAGCTTGAGCGCTTTAAACATCGACTCCAAAAACCTGAAAAGGCATGGAAATTTAATGCTTCAGACCTGGAAGAACGCAAGTATTGGGATGAGTATATGGAGGCCTTTGAAAAAGCCCTTGAGAATTGTAGCACAGAAGAAGCGCCTTGGTATATCGTCCCTGGAGAGAAAAAATGGTTCCGCTATCTCGTCGTCAGTGAGATTATTTTAAATGC from the Candidatus Gracilibacteria bacterium genome contains:
- the trpS gene encoding tryptophan--tRNA ligase yields the protein MKRMITGIKPTGAFPHIGNLLGAMLPLRDNASKYDTALFIPDLHALTTIKDGKTLKENTRNALISYLAVLGPDTKVTIFRQSDIVGIPKLAWILSCFTPYSLMMRAHTFKDAENKKEDLNMGTFNYPILMAADILGYDIDVVPVGKDQLQHLEMARDIARYVNHHFKAEIFIEPKPIIDDAVATIIGTDGRKMSKSYNNTISMFESSADLKKKIATIPTDDKKLEDVKNPDTCNVFAMIKMFGTHDEIETIRAKYLAGGYGYGHAKQELHTILDRFIAPYREAYEVLNGLSDEELFEPVRRGSIVMEKRLEEVMERLAGYIGV
- a CDS encoding PPK2 family polyphosphate kinase, with translation MSKPHLDINDFRVKPGQRVHLKKIKTDHTGKWFEELAMKKLEENRARIIELQDTLYAEHKQSLLVVLQAMDAAGKDSTIKMVTQGINPQGCGVVSFKTPNSAELSHDFLWRIHQEAPRKGKIKIFNRSHYEDIIIAKVHDLVPKDQLKKRYRHINNFESLLIDDNVKIVKIMLHISPEYQLERFKHRLQKPEKAWKFNASDLEERKYWDEYMEAFEKALENCSTEEAPWYIVPGEKKWFRYLVVSEIILNALEEMNPQLPKLDFDPSMLMNPEFLK